TTAAGCAGCTCCATGTTTTCTTTAATCATTTGTTGCACGTTGCAGCGCTTCAGGCGCAGCAAGGCCGTATCGGCGGCGTATTGCAACTGGTCGGTTTCGCGGGGTACGAAAATCTGGTGCGATTGCCAGTTTTCGCTTAACTCGTATTTCTGGCTCATTAAGTTTATAGCGGCGGTCCGGACTTCGGAACGCGGATGGTTGATAAAATCATCTGAAGTAGGATATTGCCCATCCGCCATTTTTTGCCGGCTAAAATCAATTATTTCCTGAAAAACCGGCGTGTGAAAAGTAGTATCGTCAAGCTGCTCCAATAAGTATGGCAGCATAAAAACTTCGGCCTCCGAAAGCGGGTGCGTGGGATAGGTAAGCGCCAACCGGATTACTTCTTTTTCGTGGTGGTACAGTACATCCACTTCCGGGTCGGGTTCTGAAGCAGCTTCCGATTCGGCAGCGTAGGCTTCAGCTTCCGCCAGTTCTTCGTCAGTCAGGGGCCGCGATGGGGCCGCATTACTCGCTTGCTTTTGCTGTTGCTGCCGGTTCTGCTGGTAGATTTTATTAAACTCGGCTACCAAAACTTCTTCATCGATGCCGAAAATGGCACTACATTGTTTCAGGAAAACCTGGCGTTTAATGGAATCCGGAATTTTAGCAATGCTGCTCACAATTTCCCGGATCGCCTCGGCTTTTTTTACCGGATTATCTTTCGCGTCGCGGGCGTACAGGTTGGTTTTAAACGAAATAAAATCCTGGGCATGAGCCTCCACGTATTCTTTAAACGCCACATCGCCCACTTTGCGAATGTACGAATCCGGGTCGTCGCCCTGCGGAAAGGTAACCACGTTTACGTTCAGGCCGCCTTCCAGAATTAAATCTATCCCGCGCAACGATGCTTTAATCCCGGCGGCATCACCATCGTACAGCACGGTAATATTTTTAGTGTAGCGCCCAATGAGCTTAATCTGACCTTCGGTGAGCGAGGTACCCGATGAAGCCACCACGTTTTCCAGTCCACCTTGGCTTAGGGACAAAACATCTAAATAGCCTTCAACTAAATAACATACATCCTGCCCCCGGATAGCATTTTTCGCCTGAAACAAACCGTAAAGCACATCGCTTTTGTGGTAAATTTCCGATTCCGGCGAGTTTAAATATTTAGGCGTTTTATCATTCGATTTTAAAGTACGCGCCCCAAAGCCAATGACCCTGCCCGAAACGTTGTGAATAGGAAACATGACCCGGGCCCGAAAGCGGTCGTATTTTTTATCTTCTTTTACAATGGTTAAGCCGGTACTTTCCAGGAATTTTTGCTGATAGCCTTGCGCCAAAGCTTTGCTGGTAAACCCATCCCAGGCTTCGAGACTGTAACCCAGTTCAAATTTTTTAATTAAGGGTAATCCTAAGCCGCGGTGTTGTAAATACGGTAAACCAATGCTTTTGCCTTGTTCGTGGTTAAATAAAATATCCTGGTAATAGTTTTTGGCAAAATCTGATAAGATAAACTGGCTGTCGCGGTCGTTCTGCGCTTTAGTAGCTTCGGGAGTAGTTTCTTCGGCTATTTCAATGCCAAATTTTTTGGCCAGGTACTTCAGGGCTTCCACGTAACTGGTGCCCTCTACATCCATAATAAACTGCACCGAGTTGCCCGCTTTACCGCAGCCAAAGCACTTATAAATACCTTTGGCCGGAGATACCGAAAACGACGGTGACTTCTCGTTATGAAAAGGGCAAGGCGCCCACATGTTCTGCCCTTTTTTCTTTAAAGACACAAAATCACTCACCACCTCTACAATATCTGCCTGAGCTAGAATCTGATCAACGGTTTCTTTTTTTATCAGGGCCATACGTGCAATCTGCTTTACTCTACTCAACAAAGATAACTTTTTAAACTAATTTTTGAATTTTCGCGTAACAGCAACAAGCCCGAATTTTCTAAAAAAATTTCAACTGCATGCAACCAAAGTACCCGTAAGGGTATCTTTAGAGGTAAATTAAAACCATTATAGTAGCCGCAAAATATTCAGTAAACACTTTGATTATATGGGTGAATAAATTATAATTGCCTGATATTTACAACATTGAACAACTATTACCCTGGCACTCCCCTAACGCTTCTATATTCTATAAGAAAGAAAGGTACGGGTGAAAGCGTTGTTCATTCCGGTTTTTAACTCCTGATAACCGGCCCAAACCTATAGTAATTGCGGGTACGCTGTTGTTTGTTGCCATTACAAACCCAATTCATTAACAGCTCCAACTTTAGTACCTCCGGCCGACCAATTACCCCGGCCCTGCTCCCCAGCGCAGTCTAGCACGCACGATTGCCTTAGTGCCCTTTGATTTACGAAAGATACTTTAACTTCTTCGCCTAAATAATGAGATTTCATGCTATACCAGTTCTTACTTTTTCGCTAACCAAATACTTATGAAAAAAACATTTACTGTTGCTGTTGCCCTTACCAAAGTAGTAAGAGCTAAATGGGGGGTTGTTGTGGGGCTTGCTTTCCTAACCTGCCTGCAAGTTTACTTTCCGGGTTATTCTTTCCGGAGTAATATTAAAAAAAAGGTCTATAACCCATTAACTTTTGACGAGCAGGCCCAGGTTATCAGCTTTAATTTGATTAACGCCAACTCCGATCAGCCCATTCTGAACCTCACTGATGGAGCGGTGTTGAACTTAGCCACTTTACCCACACGTAAATTAAACATTCAGGCGGTAACTAATCCCGAAAACGTAGGCAGTGTGGTTCTTCAATTGTCGGGCCGGGTAAACCGGAAGAAAAAAGAAAATGCCGCTCCGTATGCTTTATACAGCGAAAATAAAGGCAATTACCTGGCCTGGACTCCTCCCGTAGGCAATTACACGCTGATCGCTACGCCCTACTCTGGCTCAAATGGCACCGGGATCTCCGGCACCCCGTTGTCCATAAATTTTAGCGTTATTAACAAAGCCCAGTACACCTTAACGATACATGCCACTGAGGCCGGTATTGTTGGTAAATCACCGGACCAGGCTACCTACAACAAAGGCGATGCGGTGTCACTTACGGCGATTCCGGCACCGGGCTATCAGTTTAATGGTTGGAGTGGCCATGCTTCCGGACGAGTAAATCCCCTGAACCTAACTATTAATGGAAACAAGTCCATTCAGGCTAACTTTGGTCCGCAACAACCCGAGGGTTCGGTTATTACGTATTTATCTACCCAGTCGGATCGCCCTTATGCTTTATCAATACTGGAAGAAGGCACCAATTTATACACCGACCGACCTTACTTAGCTACTTCGGTACCTGACTTTTTACGGGGAGCCACTTTTATTAAAACCCCCAACGATGATAAAGCTAACCGCCTCGGCGAAGTTGTTTCTTTTGAACTAACCAAAGCCGCTACTGTTTACGTAGCTTACGACCCGGTAGCCCTTATTTTACCAAAATGGTTACAAAGTTGGGAGAAAATGAC
The sequence above is a segment of the Adhaeribacter swui genome. Coding sequences within it:
- the dnaG gene encoding DNA primase; translation: MALIKKETVDQILAQADIVEVVSDFVSLKKKGQNMWAPCPFHNEKSPSFSVSPAKGIYKCFGCGKAGNSVQFIMDVEGTSYVEALKYLAKKFGIEIAEETTPEATKAQNDRDSQFILSDFAKNYYQDILFNHEQGKSIGLPYLQHRGLGLPLIKKFELGYSLEAWDGFTSKALAQGYQQKFLESTGLTIVKEDKKYDRFRARVMFPIHNVSGRVIGFGARTLKSNDKTPKYLNSPESEIYHKSDVLYGLFQAKNAIRGQDVCYLVEGYLDVLSLSQGGLENVVASSGTSLTEGQIKLIGRYTKNITVLYDGDAAGIKASLRGIDLILEGGLNVNVVTFPQGDDPDSYIRKVGDVAFKEYVEAHAQDFISFKTNLYARDAKDNPVKKAEAIREIVSSIAKIPDSIKRQVFLKQCSAIFGIDEEVLVAEFNKIYQQNRQQQQKQASNAAPSRPLTDEELAEAEAYAAESEAASEPDPEVDVLYHHEKEVIRLALTYPTHPLSEAEVFMLPYLLEQLDDTTFHTPVFQEIIDFSRQKMADGQYPTSDDFINHPRSEVRTAAINLMSQKYELSENWQSHQIFVPRETDQLQYAADTALLRLKRCNVQQMIKENMELLKNLTDMADIQSQLEILKTLKAYEDQFSEQLGTVVAR